A part of Cannabis sativa cultivar Pink pepper isolate KNU-18-1 chromosome 6, ASM2916894v1, whole genome shotgun sequence genomic DNA contains:
- the LOC133039449 gene encoding uncharacterized protein LOC133039449, producing the protein MSYEKAWRCREKAVMYKRGTPAESYTKLYGYFYMLEQNNPGTITDIVSEDNRFKYCFWSLDACRKGFKYCRPVISIDGTFLKTKYGGTLLVAVAYDANNQLFPVAFAIVDSENHDSWKYFLRKLKEAIGPVENLMFISDRHQSIEHAVDVVFPEACHCACFKHITMNVNHKFKTDVCNKQIWLAAYAWNKTECDRHFEVLKQMDPAIATYVEQIGFEKWARPYCPGDRYNIMTSNAAESFNKVTEEFRKYPVTILVDFIRFTLQNWFASRLEKASKCATPLATTFENDLKDQHKDGMFRSVLRNGAQLFNVGTSPQGERGGDVNLVERTCTCGLFQMLKIPCPHACAAAVSQNVSVYTLCSPYYTKETWKKTYDATINIVGEEDEWVLPEHIKNIRIGVPVEKKPVGRPRKSNAGRRPTKRRPSSGQVVVEPRHCSLCHGSGHNELHAKLEFEPFLQFLNEYVL; encoded by the coding sequence ATGAGTtatgagaaagcttggagatGTAGAGAGAAGGCAGTTATGTACAAGAGGGGTACTCCAGCAGAATCTTATACGAAATTATATGGTTACTTCTACATGCTGGAACAGAATAATCCAGGCACTATTACTGACATTGTCAGCGAGGATAACcggttcaagtactgtttcTGGTCACTCGATGCTTGTAGGAAGGGATTTAAGTATTGTCGTCCTGTGATTAGTATCGACGGAACattcttgaagacgaagtatGGAGGAACACTGTTAGTTGCTGTTGCGTACGATGCAAACAACCAATTGTTTCCGGTAGCCTTTGCAATTGTTGACAGTGAGAATCATGACTCTTGGAAGTATTTCTTGCGAAAGTTGAAGGAAGCCATTGGTCCGGTTGAAAATCTTATGTTCAtatcggataggcatcaaagcattgaacatGCTGTTGATGTTGTTTTCCCAGAAGCATGCCACTGTGCATGCTTCAAGCATATTACTATGAATGTCAATCACAAGTTTAAGACTGATGTatgcaacaagcaaatatgGCTTGCAGCTTACGCATGGAACAAGACGGAATGTGATAGGCATTTTGAGGTGCTGAAACAGATGGACCCTGCCATTGCTACATACGTCGAGCAAATAGGGTTTGAAAAGTGGGCTCGTCCTTATTGTCCAGGCGATCGGTACAACATAATGACAAGCAACGCTGCCGAAAGCTTCAACAAGGTGACAGAAGAATTCAGAAAATATCCAGTAACTATTTTGGTTGACTTCATCAGGTTCACACTTCAAAATTGGTTTGCTTCTCGTCTCGAAAAGGCTAGTAAGTGCGCTACTCCTTTGGCTACTACTTTTGAAAATGATTTAAAGGATCAACACAAAGATGGTATGTTCAGGAGTGTCCTTCGTAATGGTGCCCAATTGTTCAACGTTGGTACGAGTCCTCAAGGTGagagaggtggtgatgtgaactTAGTGGAGAGAACATGCACTTGCGGACTTTTCCAAATGCTGAAAATCCCTTGTCCACATGCATGTGCCGCAGCAGTTAGTCAGAATGTGAGCGTGTACACACTTTGCTCTCCATATTACACTAAAGAAACGTGGAAGAAAACCTACGATGCCACAATTAATATTGTTGGCGAGGAGGATGAGTGGGTACTACCGGAACATATCAAGAACATAAGAATCGGGGTACCAGTGGAGAAAAAACCAGTAGGTCGGCCTAGGAAGAGCAATGCAGGTAGAAGACCGACGAAGCGTCGACCGTCTAGTGGTCAGGTGGTAGTGGAACCTCGTCATTGTTCGCTATGTCACGGTTCAGGGCACAACGAGCTACATGCAAAGCTCGAGTTTGAACCATTTCTCCAATTTTTAAATGAATATGTGTTGTAA
- the LOC133039030 gene encoding uncharacterized protein LOC133039030, whose translation MESYLKPYSELFANLIRDSGYFQYNNYVHPVELGDLSQLLPLHYRRATSEVVPQTNGSGNCGVYAMEHIEHLMLDRSLEHVHDDNMLTFRHRWCVDLFYQNLTW comes from the exons ATGGAGTCATATTTGAAGCCTTACAGCGAGCTCTTTGCAAATCTAATTCGAGATAGCGGTTATTTCCAATACAACAATTATGTACATCCGGTGGAGTTGGGCGATCTCAgtcagctcctacccctccatTATAGACGAGCTACCTCGGAGGTTGTACCACAAACGAACGGCAG tggcaaTTGTGGAGTGTATGCCATGGAGCACATTGAGCACTTGATGCTGGATCGTTCGTTGGAGCATGTGCATGATGATAACATGCTCACCTTTAGACATAGGTGGTGTGTGGACCTATTTTACCAGAACTTAACGTGGTAG
- the LOC133039447 gene encoding uncharacterized protein LOC133039447 yields the protein MAPELILPLAEHFPGRITYRGNGYFASIKAKFEAFNLTERVKETPFGVFWNANELKFSGVIVHQLLLRKMKVSEVKNDEVWFYVGKTEARFGRSEFGLITGLKMSGGPSTEELNTLCESDRILRDYLNNAKRVTFKTLWLAFEACDVADDVYKLGLCAFVEGVLLSRAEGVYIWSDMLKLVENEEKFFEYPWGLLSYQKLLSSTTKSMTDSEEELP from the coding sequence ATGGCTCCAGAACTCATTCTCCCCTTGGCTGAGCATTTTCCTGGGCGTATCACTTACCGAGGAAATGGGTACTTTGCTTCTATTAAAGCAAAGTTTGAAGCCTTTAACCTGACCGAGAGGGTGAAGGAAACTCCTTTTGGAGTTTTTTGGAATGCGAATGAACTGAAATTCTCCGGGGTGATTGTGCATCAACTACTGTTGAGGAAAATGAAAGTGAGTGAGGTAAAGAATGATGAAGTGTGGTTTTACGTGGGTAAAACCGAGGCCAGATTTGGaagatctgagtttggattgatTACGGGACTGAAGATGAGCGGTGGCCCCTCGACTGAAGAATTGAATACACTATGTGAGTCTGATCGGATATTGCGGGACTACCTCAATAATGCCAAACGGGTCACTTTCAAAACCCTTTGGCTAGCTTTTGAGGCGTGCGATGTGGCCGACGACGTGTACAAGCTGGGGCTGTGTGCATTTGTTGAAGGAGTGCTTCTATCTAGGGCTGAGGGTGTTTACATATGGTCGGATATGCTGAAGTTGGTAGAAAACGAGGAGAAGTTCTTCGAATATCCGTGGGGCCTTCTTTCATATCAGAAGTTGTTGTCATCCACGACCAAAAGTATGACCGACTCCGAGGAAGAACTACCTTGA
- the LOC133039450 gene encoding uncharacterized protein LOC133039450, whose protein sequence is MDSSVFVPVLYDGVWTLEGLNWVFDSSKSRTLILDIDCTLKKLHEVLHEELEVDPLVFELKLEVLYMYMKGTKFPPEVLVKDSQLRVFLSMKAKMSVDNLLPLFVTKVKKNVNLERTPKCNP, encoded by the exons ATGG ATTCATCTGTATTTGTGCCTGTACTGTATGATGGCGTTTGGACTTTGGAGGGTTTGAACTGGGTATTTGATTCCTCAAAAAGTAGGACATTGATATTGGACATTGACTGTACACTGAAAAAGTTGCATGAAGTTTTGCATGAGGAGTTGGAGGTGGACCCCTTGGTGTTTGAATTGAAGTTAGAAGTTCTTTACATGTACATGAAAGGCACTAAGTTTCCACCTGAGGTTTTAGTGAAAGATAGTCAACTACGAGTGTTCTTGAGCATGAAGGCAAAAATGAGTGTGGACAACTTGTTGCCACTATTTGTGACTAAGGTGAAGAAGAATGTGAATTTGGAGCGGACTCCGAAATGTAACCCCTAG
- the LOC133039448 gene encoding uncharacterized protein LOC133039448: protein MQDLGKKYGQCRGTRFPRMLNWSTPNTVTKHDVKQLDVATLFEKRRLEKVEAQQVAILTACIEMKADFKRTTFGVDTTIVAARQRIGPHTIGHGEPLRTVHPSPPTYDDDDDVYPEDWQPDACDVPSTPANAIVISLGDTESQDVEELQGPPDGVEFCRLRRKRKPVFLNDYTAGKKKQRQGPVVVDTLKPADARLLKFFQKWITYARDNGRPRDVHTGEATRSWFVKLMVLNEWLEDAQIDAMAHLLRRRRTLYPEVYTRKGVVLDTSAPQFFSMFWNMCEGDRARSNGMRAS, encoded by the exons ATGCAGGATTTGGGGAAGAAGTACGGGCAGTGCAGAGGGACTAGATTCCCTCGAATGTTGAATTGGAGCACCCCCAACACAGTTACGAAACATGATGTCAAGCAACTCGATGTCGCTACCCTATTCGAGAAGAGG AGGTTGGAGAAGGTAGAAGCGCAACAAGTTGCGATTCTCACTGCCTGCATCGAGATGAAGGCTGACTTCAAGAGAA CGACCTTCGGAGTCGACACAACCATCGTGGCGGCACGACAAAGAATCGGACCCCACACCATCGGACACGGCGAGCCATTACGGACGGTACATCCATCACCGCCGacatatgatgatgatgatgatgtctaCCCAGAAGATTGGCAACCTGACGCATGTGACGTTCCTTCTACTCCTGCAAACGCCATTGTCATTTCGCTGGGTGATACTGAATCTCAGGATGTGGAAGAGTTGCAGGGGCCACCAGATGGAGTGGAGTTCTGTAGGCTTAGGCGAAAGCGCAAGCCGGTTTTCTTGAATGACTACACTGCTGGGAAGAAGAAACAACGACAAGGGCCCGTGGTAGTAGACACCCTGAAACCGGCGGACGCCCGGCTGTTAAAATTTTTCCAGAAGTGGATCACTTATGCTAGGGACAATGGCCGTCCTAGGGATGTTCACACTGGCGAAGCCACTAGATCGTGGTTCGTGAAGTTGATGGTGCTCAACGAATGGCTCGAAGATGCT CAAATTGATGCCATGGCGCACTTATTGAGAAGAAGACGGACCCTGTACCCAGAAGTCTACACCCGAAAAGGTGTAGTTTTGGACACATCTGCTCCACAGTTCTTTTCCATGTTTTGGAATATGTGTGAGGGTGACAGAGCAAGATCAAATGGGATGAGAGCGTCATGA